Below is a genomic region from Hemiscyllium ocellatum isolate sHemOce1 chromosome 24, sHemOce1.pat.X.cur, whole genome shotgun sequence.
cctcccattggaaaggtgttgtaaaatttgaaagagttcagaaaagatttacaagtatgttgccagggttagaggatttgagcaagagggagaggctgaacaggctggggctgtttgccctggagcgttggaggctgaggggtgacctttatagaggtttataaaatcatgaggggcatggatcggataaaagAACAAGGTCGTTTCCctgaggtggaggagtccagaatgagacaattagggtgaggggggggaaaatttaaaagggacctaaggagcaacattttcatgcagagggaggtgcATGCAataaatgagctgacagaggaagtagtggaggctggtacaattgcaatatttaaaaggcatctggataggtatatgaataggaaggatttaggggtatgtgggccaagtactggcaaatgcaattagattaggttagaatatctggccGACATGAATGAGATCGatcaaaggatctatttccatgctgtacatctcttgtgAACCTAAGTATTGCTACagctatacaaggcattggtgagactataTCTGGATATTGAACACAGTTCTGATTCTCttgtttaaggaaagatgtagtggcgttagaggcagttcagaggaggtttactggatTAATCCCAGAGATGAAGGGTTCGTCATGTGAAGAGGGATTGAACAGATTAAGCTAAATCTctctggaattttgaagaatgaggggaggtCAAATTGAGCAATTCATGATGATAAGCGTGTGGTTAAAATAGATGtggagcagatgcttcctcttgtgaggCATTCTAggacaagaggtcatagttttaggataaaggAAATCAAATTTAAGATGGAGTTGAGATAAACCAGTCCTCCCAAAGGGTTGTAAATCCATGGAATTTGCTActccaaagtgcagtggatgctgggacagtgagtaaatttaaggaggagttggaCAGATTTCTAATTGGTAATGTgctcaagggatatggagagaaggcaggaaaatgggggtgatgagcatatcagccaagattgattggtggaacagatttgatggaccaaatggctggattctgctcctacattttatgaACTTACATGGGTTATATGGAAGGCAAATTGTGTTCGCTAAATCTGTTTAAGTTTTCTGAGGCTCTAACAGGGTGGATAGGAGGAACTAGTGGATTAAGTGTAACTGGATTTTTCAAAACAAATCAATAAGGTgccacaaaaacacaaattgaggGTGCACGGTTTTGAGAGTAATATATTAGGATTGAATGACAATTGTTTTGTGGTTAATACAGGACAACAGGAACAAATGGGTAAGTTTGTGATCGGCTGGATGTACCTAGCACAGTGTCGTATGCATTAGAGCTTGGTGGCCAGGAAGTGTCTGTAACCTGCCATTTTCTGAGAATGATCAGCCTGTTCAGCAGATTGTTCTCCAACATGTTTCTCTTCTTTGTCTTCTCATGGTCCATTCAGCTTTAGCAATGCTATCGCTAAAGTGCCACTGATTTTCAGGGCCAGTAACTATGTGGAAAAACAGGGAGGAGATTGTGAGCCTGCTCTCTTGCTTAATTGCAGAATGTCACCAAGAGGGAAATAGAGCAGCATCTTTTATGTCACAGTTATAATGAACGTCTCTCTAATTCAGGCAGATCAGTCAATGAGGTACATCTCAGCCAAAGAGTCCATCTTAACTTTTAAAATGAGTGCCTGATTCTCCTGCCCTTTACAGTGAGGCCCAAGTTTGTAATTCAGCTTTATAACCACCCGCACATACATTTCAGAATAGAAGCTGCTTGTTATGATATTGGGAAACTGTCACATCAACTAAAAATCCATGAAGCAGCAGGTCAGATCATTCCTTGAAGTCACTCCACAGTTCACTACGTTCAGCTCAATGCCACCTTCCTACACTCTCTGTATCCCAAAGACACCAACTCCTGACATTCAACCCAAAAACTTACACTCGGGGAAGTTTATATTCCTCAGGACACAAGCCATTGTGTGGCCAAATCAAATTTTGaaaccctctcctctctctcttgacAAAAGTGCATAACAAAGGTCCCAGCCGTAATGTGGAGATGCTGTTGCAGCACCAGCCTCTGTACTGTCACCTGTTTATTTATCGTTGGGTTACCATAGGAAAGATGAAATAAAGAAAGTGTTTTTCCCACACAGGGTCTGACTCAGAACAGCTGAGTGACCCGAGAAAAGGTCACAGAAAATGTTTGCTAACTTCCATCTCTAACAGTTTAATATCCACAAGGTATGTGGCACCATGTTTAAATGAATGCAATTCAAAAGGCTTCATTACGTATATAAAGGCAGTGCAATTTCATCTTGTTCTGTTCCTTTGAAAATGAAGATTGTTTTAGAGAGGAAATCTGGGGTCGAGATGAAATGATTAGCAGCAAACATTGTTCAAACTGAGTATGTACAGTAAACTCAGCACCAAATCACCCTGAGTCACTGCCCAGTGAAGGTCCTGTACACAGTGACGAAAGGAATTGGAAAGTGAAACCGAACGGAGCTCTGTTTGCTGCTGGAGTTCAGTTCATTTTTCAAATACCGGGATAATCTTGAGGAAACGAAACTTTCGGCCGGACCGTATTTTTTTTATCTCAGTGAGCAGGCAATCAGAGGCGAGCAGAGATGTGACGTTCAGAAACCGGCTCTGAGAATAAACAGGAGGGCACCTGCAACacagactcagagagagagagagacccagagggGGCGCAGCCGGGAACCGGGCACTTACagtgggcacagagagagggagatctgtTCACGTCTCCCATCCAGATCGGACACCGGCGTGAACAAAGCGGGGAAGACAAACTGCTGGGAAAGGAGTGTCAGAAACAAGTCAGTGTTTAACTTTCCCGGAGCGGAGCCTCCAGCGAGGATTGtgagttcatttcatctttttgtTTCGGGAATTGCAGAGTTTGGTTTCTGGTGTGTGAAACGGGTTGCAGGGACAGAGCTCTGGAGCAAGTGAACAGCTCTGACAGTCTGTGTGTGCACAGAGCCGGGGGGTGGGACGGTCCCAGTCTGGGGCTGACTCCTCAGTAATGCTCCTGCCAGAACGGCCGCGTTTCTCCAGCGTTTGCTGGGAGTCTGATTCCCAACACCCGCAACCTTTTGTCTTTATTCGAAATGGGCCGTTTTGAATCTAACAAGCTCCACTTTGATCAGTTATCATTGCAAGAAATGTTTAACATCATTTAAAATCTCAGAGCGGTTTGGAGACAAGATTTAGCATTTGGTGTCATCCGAGTTTCAGTCcggattgaatggcggagtggactcgatgggctgaatggccttatgtTTACTCCGATATCTTATTTGTTGTTCTCATGTGGCCTTGAACATTTCGAAATACTGAATGAAAAAAGATGCCAAAAGCCATGGGTTGTGTTTAACTAGAACAGCGAGACTCGGCTGGGAGTTCTGAATGGGTCACCCTGTTTAATGttcctgttacagagacccctgTCGTTGGCTTCTTCAATCCGTTGAGCTTTCCGGACGATTTAACCCATCCCCTCTCACTTTACATGCTCTAAAATTCCGTGATTTATCTGGTTTCCGGTGAAACATGAGCCTTTGGTGTCACTGCGTTGATGTGATACAGTGGGAGTGTATGTTCCTCTCAGTCAGAAAGATCAGGTTCCAGTGCCACCAGTTTCATGGCTGTGTCAGCACATATTTGAACAGGTTAATATGAAGCATTCACAGCATACATTGCTACTGTCCGCCCATCGGATATTACTTTCAGAATATCAGTTGTACACTTATTTCTAACTCTGCTTCTGTCTCAAAACTGGAACATAGATATAATATTCACTGCTGCCccgcagagacccgggttcaattcccgcctcaagaaactgtgtggagtttgcacgttctccccgtgtctgcgtgggtttcctccgggtgctccggtttcctcccacgatccaaaaatgtgtaggttaggtgaattgcccatgttaaattttccgtagtgttaggtgagggggtaaatgtaggagaatgggtctgggtgggttaagcatcggcgggtcggtgtggaattgttgggccgaagggcctgtttccacactgtaagtaatctaaaacatctaatctaaatggtgcagatgtgagGAGTCTGGGAGTGCAGAAGGGAATGGCTTTGCGGGGAGTGGGATATTTGTTTTGTCAGTGATGCTGAAATCCTAGTCCACAACAGCAAAAATAGtatctctccacaggtactgGCTGGAGTTCGGTGTGTTCAGCAGCATGTGATTTTTGTGTGCAGTATTTCTCCAATTGGAAATCAATCATTAAGAAAAAGTTTGATTGAATTGGGTGTACAGTAGGTACAGATTAGTTCCCTCAATTCTGTCAATGTCTGGAAAAGCCATTGCATGCTCAAAATGGTCTGAGACACCAAACACAGcatccccatcactaacatcctGTTCATTTCCCAACAGCAATTTGACAACATGATACTGCAGGTGAAGTTTATGACCGGTGACATTGTCACACTTGAGATCAATCCTTCCATTCAAGTATCAGCTCTCAAGATGATGATATATGAGAAGACCAAGGTACCTGTTTACCAACAGCGTCTGGTGATACAAAACGGGAACACTCAAGAGCTGAAGGACAACAAGAGACTGTCTGACTACTGTGTCCCTCCCAGTAACACTGTCATGCTGATCGTCAAGAATGAGGAGCGCATGCAGATCTTCCTGCAGAATGACAAGGGAAAACTTTCTACATACGATGTTCGTCCCTCTCAGTCTGTTGAGGAATTTAAAGCACAAGTCCAGCGACAGGAGCGTGTCCCAGCCAATCAGCAGCGCCTGATGTACGATGGGAAACAGCTGGAGGATGGTCGGTTACTCTCTGACTACAATATTCAGCCAGAGAGCACCATCTTCCTCTTGCTGCGTTTGCGGGGTGGCTCACTGTGACAGCACCAATACACAATCAGTGGGAGATGTTCCTCAAAACTGTTATCAAAATCTACTGCTGTATTCCCCCAATTACACAATTCCTATGTGGTTAGGGATCACAGTTAGTAAATATACGGCCTTTTGGCTATCATTCTTAATTTGTACCACACATAGATGGGGGCTATCCATGCCCATATTCCTGATGTGCACATACAGGCCAACACTTGCAAACAGCAAGAGATACAttgggagagggagggaaataAGAATGTGAAATGGGAACTGACAGTTTTATTTATTGAATAAATGTTATCAAAGGCTACTGAACCTTTTTTCCTTTGGACCTGGATTCAGATTAGGCCCAACTTCCCTCAGTCTGCAGTTTGTGGGGAACCTGGCTGAAATAACTGGGGTCAGGAACTCACAACATATACATTCTTGCAGCATGAAAATGATTGTTTTCTGCTTCTAATTGGCAGCACCAGTGAGCTGTGCCTCAGGATGGTTGATATACGAATGGAGAAACTTACCTGTAATAACGGTATAGAATGGATGAGGGAAATGACGATCAAAGTATCCTTTAGTTAAGAatgatttaaaatattcaatacacATTTTCTGACATCTTACTTTACTTGAGAAGCCATGTATATATTATAAATGCTTTTTTTGGAAAACTCATCTTTTCCGTAACAGGATATATATTGCCTGGACTGTACATTTTATTAAGGCATAAGATGTGAGTTAAAAATCAAGCTGTTTCTTTGGATTCAAGTTTAAATGTTAAATGTTGCTTCTGCTCCTTCATGATCTGTAAGTGAGAATTATCTGGGAATCCACATTTGGTACATCAGGTCTCCAAATACAAAACTATTTCCAGATGATTTGTCAAACCaagtatttttaaatgaacaacagGAATGTGCACTGAGCCCATGAGGTACCAGAATGAGATACATCTCACTGCAAAGTGCATCTCCAGACATTTTTTTTGCAATGTTCTGTTTGTAAAAGGATGCATTCCAGGTTGTCTCTCTTTCAGGATTGATGTATATGAAAAGAGAATTCTTCAGAGATGTACAAATTCTTTCTGACTGTACCTGATTGAATACTGTACTTCCATGTAATTTGTATGTTAATAGTGATTGTAATGTTTATACCTTTCACTGACAATAAAATTTGTCATTATGTTTAGACAACATGAAATGTTGTAGTATAATTCTGTCGGTtagaacatagatagaacatagaaaaatacagcgcagtacaggcccttcggccctcgatgttgcgccgaccgaagcctacctaacctacactagcccaataacctccatatgcttatccaatgcccgcttaaatgtacataaagagggagagtccaccactgctactggcagggcattccatgaactcacaacccgctgagtaaagaatctccccctaacatcagtcctatacctaccacgccttaatttaaagctgtgtcccctagtaacagctgacttcattagcggaaaaaggttctcactgtcaaccctatctaaacccctaatcatcttgtacacctctatcaaatctcccctaaaccttcttttctccaatgagaacagccccaagtgcctcagcctttcctcatacgatcttcctaccatgccaggcaacatcctggtaaagctcctctgcacttgttccaatgcctccacatccttgctatggtatggcgaccaaaactgcacacaatactccagatgaggccgcaccagagtcttatacaactgcaacatgacctcaggactccgaaactcaattcctctaccaataaagcccagtacaccatatgccttcttcacagcactatttacctgggtggcaactttcagagatctgtgtacatggacaccaagatccctctgctcatctacactaccaagtagcctaccattagcccagtaatccatcctcttgttactcttaccaaagtgaatgacttcacacttagctacattgaactccatttgtcacctttctgcccagctctgcaacttatctatatcccgctgtaacctgccacatccttcttcgctgtccacaactccaccaactttcgtgtcatctgcaaacttgctcacccagccctcaagcccctcctctaggtcatttataaaaatgacaaatagtaatggtcccaaaacagatccttgtggaacaccgctagtaactgcactccaggatgaacctataccatcaataCTACCCtagtctccttccagccagccaattcctaatccaaacctctaattcactctcaatgccatacctccgtagtttttgcattagcctgccatggggtaccttatcgaacgccttgctaaaatccatatacaccacatctactgctttatcctcatccacttctttggtcacctcaaagaactcaataaggtttgtgaggcacgacctgcccttcacaaaaccatgctgacaaaACCATGGTTAACGTGAGGTGTGTCAATTGCTTCTCCAATGATAACAGTCCAGAACTGAATTATAACATAATTATGAGGAACAGTTTGGAATTTTACACTAAAGAAATTTTAAACATATTGCTTAACTTTCTTGTTGCAAATAAGGTAAACAAACAAttaaaacatctttccaacagaatCTGCAGCAGTGAAACAGTTTGAGGCTGTTGTCCCAAGTGAAATGACCATAATGGTAAAGAGCTGGATGGCAGCTTGTCTGGAATTCTCACGGTCAACCCCTTGTTCCAATATTACCCCATGTATAAATTACTCTAGGGGACTAACCACATGCAGCCCTCATCTGCAGTCCTGTCATCTAATACCTCCCAGCTGCTCAGAACTGTCATAGCACCTTTCTGATCCCTGCAGGATTTCAGTGCAGCATTTTGGGGTTCACTGGACTACCACTGAAAtactgcaaggacactttgcatGTGGAGATAGGCACCCAGCACACGAACTGGATCAGGTTGAATCTCAGGATGTCAGCTTTCTCTCTTAGCCCTCTCTCACTTTGAGCCTGCCTTGATGCTCATAGGAGTCCTACACAGACTGGCCTCTTGTGTTTTTACTTTTGCCCCTTGCACCACAGCTGCAAGATTCATGATACTCTAACCCTGCATCAGTAGAGAAGGTCACAGATATTCTTCCTACACAG
It encodes:
- the LOC132827083 gene encoding polyubiquitin-like, which encodes MILQVKFMTGDIVTLEINPSIQVSALKMMIYEKTKVPVYQQRLVIQNGNTQELKDNKRLSDYCVPPSNTVMLIVKNEERMQIFLQNDKGKLSTYDVRPSQSVEEFKAQVQRQERVPANQQRLMYDGKQLEDGRLLSDYNIQPESTIFLLLRLRGGSL